A single Paenibacillus sp. FSL R5-0517 DNA region contains:
- a CDS encoding serine hydrolase domain-containing protein, with protein sequence MATHEKNTAAVSIVAIKNGETIFNKAYGYADIEQQRKVDSSTVFEWGSVTKLLVWTSVMQLVEQGKLDLHTNIQEYLPKGFLKKLEYDAPITLLDLMNHQAGWEDRMLELWYLSENQVMDLGETLQKFEPRQIYEPRSVFAYSNYGVAMAAYIVEVQSGQPFYEYVNEHIFKTLDMKETTIHPSHKDRPDLVLRRDQIQGYTANAELIPKTKVYMNIYPAGGAMGTAEDAAKFLAALMPINRGNVLFKNKDTLNEMLSTSLYYDGTSIPRIAHGFIEVEYWTPALEHGGNTLGFSNKLIFDPKSNFGLVVMTNQFEEEVYCFGLVQKLFGDNYSTSSVTSGNDGYYLTTRRSGSGFTKLYSILLLKKYSTFDLSNFTNVVEKDGVVEKVSFTYNDYVRVSSSTMIWIIASLIALAIAIVFNLRAVIGYFIRLCFYRLKKWERPGTGFDKYHVAINIAGLAFLLNTTVLAMRALSLNASYSSLRIHLIFNLIYVILALAYLVLLIYKLWKISYSKKRKVVYIMTGVSTFLFAAFIVGWDLYF encoded by the coding sequence GTGGCTACGCATGAGAAAAACACCGCTGCCGTTTCAATTGTGGCTATCAAGAACGGGGAAACGATTTTTAATAAGGCCTATGGCTATGCAGATATTGAACAACAGAGAAAGGTGGACAGCTCTACTGTTTTTGAATGGGGTTCCGTCACTAAACTGTTGGTCTGGACGAGTGTAATGCAGCTTGTCGAGCAGGGAAAGCTTGATCTACATACTAATATTCAGGAATATCTACCGAAAGGGTTTCTAAAGAAGCTGGAGTATGATGCCCCCATTACGCTATTAGATCTTATGAATCATCAAGCGGGTTGGGAGGATAGGATGCTTGAGTTATGGTATCTATCCGAGAATCAAGTTATGGATCTGGGAGAAACATTGCAAAAATTTGAGCCAAGACAGATCTATGAACCGAGGAGTGTATTTGCTTATTCAAACTATGGTGTTGCTATGGCTGCATACATCGTAGAAGTGCAGAGCGGACAACCTTTTTACGAATACGTGAATGAACATATATTTAAAACCCTGGATATGAAAGAAACTACGATTCATCCGTCACATAAAGATCGTCCAGACCTCGTGCTGAGAAGGGATCAGATTCAAGGCTATACTGCTAATGCTGAACTCATCCCCAAAACCAAAGTATACATGAACATATATCCTGCAGGAGGTGCCATGGGCACCGCAGAAGATGCAGCAAAATTCCTAGCAGCCCTAATGCCAATCAATCGTGGTAATGTATTATTCAAGAACAAAGACACCTTGAACGAAATGCTGTCAACCAGTCTGTATTATGATGGAACTTCTATCCCTCGAATCGCACATGGATTCATTGAGGTAGAGTACTGGACACCTGCACTGGAACACGGTGGAAATACATTGGGATTTTCGAATAAATTGATCTTTGACCCCAAATCTAATTTTGGGTTAGTGGTGATGACCAACCAGTTCGAAGAAGAGGTATATTGTTTCGGTCTTGTCCAGAAATTGTTTGGGGATAATTACAGCACTAGCTCTGTAACCTCTGGAAATGATGGATATTATCTCACTACACGACGTTCCGGTTCTGGATTTACGAAGCTCTATTCGATTCTTTTGCTGAAAAAGTATTCCACATTTGATCTTAGTAACTTCACCAATGTTGTTGAGAAAGATGGTGTCGTTGAGAAGGTCTCCTTTACTTACAATGATTATGTACGTGTATCAAGCTCAACGATGATCTGGATCATTGCCTCTTTAATAGCTCTTGCAATAGCCATCGTATTCAATTTGAGAGCTGTGATTGGCTATTTTATCCGATTATGTTTTTACAGATTGAAAAAATGGGAAAGACCCGGGACAGGGTTTGATAAATATCATGTTGCCATTAATATTGCAGGTCTGGCATTCCTACTGAATACTACAGTACTAGCCATGCGAGCATTGAGTTTAAACGCCTCTTATTCTTCATTACGAATTCATCTCATCTTTAACCTGATTTATGTGATTCTAGCTTTAGCATATCTTGTCTTGCTAATCTACAAACTGTGGAAGATAAGTTACAGTAAAAAGCGAAAGGTTGTATATATCATGACCGGAGTGTCGACTTTCCTATTTGCTGCTTTTATTGTAGGATGGGATTTGTACTTTTAG
- a CDS encoding AAA family ATPase, with the protein MTIICLEGASSVGKSTTCQQFATQYDAYIVPETGLLFESPQLEGKELMMWLLERQIERWHIAYEKNQQHEYVILDGDVFKIWYSWIYGYEHLSLDETANFFRKKLLENEISLPDAYVLFWAEEDELRKRKEMDQTRSRRNFDKHLRMIEPQMRYFHYLNELVPGYVGIHKAESIADNVHHIVKHCETLPDIKKRKIEIFDRVIDFYKSTTL; encoded by the coding sequence ATGACGATAATTTGTCTCGAAGGTGCCAGTTCTGTAGGTAAAAGTACCACTTGTCAGCAGTTCGCTACACAATATGATGCATATATTGTTCCAGAAACAGGGCTTCTTTTTGAATCTCCTCAACTTGAAGGTAAGGAACTTATGATGTGGTTACTGGAGAGACAAATTGAAAGATGGCATATAGCATATGAGAAGAATCAACAACATGAGTATGTGATTTTGGATGGCGATGTATTTAAGATCTGGTACAGCTGGATATATGGTTATGAGCATCTATCTTTAGATGAAACAGCGAACTTTTTTAGAAAGAAATTATTGGAGAATGAAATATCATTACCGGATGCTTATGTACTATTCTGGGCGGAAGAAGATGAACTGCGCAAGCGTAAAGAGATGGATCAGACAAGATCCAGAAGGAATTTCGATAAACACCTACGCATGATTGAACCTCAAATGAGATACTTCCATTATCTTAATGAACTGGTACCAGGATATGTGGGAATTCATAAAGCTGAGTCTATAGCAGATAATGTACATCATATTGTAAAGCATTGCGAGACATTGCCAGACATAAAAAAACGAAAAATCGAGATCTTTGATAGAGTCATTGATTTCTACAAAAGTACTACTCTTTAA